Part of the Mycolicibacterium mageritense genome is shown below.
ACCCACGACTGTCATCCGGCTGCCGGGGGAACTGGTACGAGCGCAGTTCGCCAAGCCGGCCGGGCTTCGGTTCCTGGCGTCGTCCGCCACGCCGCCCACGCAGGCGCGCCTGGTGGTCGCGAGCGATTCGCGACCGGTGGGTGAACTCGTGCGAGGGGATGTGCTGATCGTCGAACCTGGCGTGTCGGTGCGTGATGCCGTCGTGCAGATGACCGAACGGCGGGTGTCGTATGCCCTGATCCGGCTGCGCGACGGCGGAATCGGCATCTTCACCGACCGTGACCTGCGCTCGCGCGTGGTCGCCGCGGGACTGCCGGTCACCGTGGCCATCTCCGAGGTGATGAGCGCGCCCGCACAAACCGTGACGGCCGACCGGACCGCGGAGACGGTGTTGCTCGACATGCTCGAGCGCGGTCTGCGGCATATGCCGGTGACCTCGCCGCGCGGCGACGTGGTCGGGGTGCTCGAAGACGCCGACCTGCTCGCGGCGTCGGCGCGGCAGAGTTTCGTACTGCGCCGGGCGATCGCGCAGGCGCCAGACGCCGCGGCACTCCAACTGCTCGGCCGCGACGTCACGCAGATCGCAGTGAATCTCTTCCGCAACGGGACCAAGGCCTCGGCCGCCAGTAGCATCGCGTCGATCGTGCTGGATGCGCTGGTACGCAAGGCACTTGAGTTGGCGCTGGCAGAGGCAGCGCCGAGGCCCACCCACGAGCAGTTCGCCTGGCTGACCCTCGGCAGCATCGCGCGCCGCGAGGCCATGCCCTCATCGGACGTCGACAGTGCGCTCAGTTGGAGCGACGCCTGCGACGCCGAGTGCGCGCAACTGCGCTCCGTGGCGGCCCGCACGCACGCGATCCTCGACGGCTGCGGCCTGCCCGCCGACACCAACGGCGCGGTCGCCTCGAAGATGGCGTTCGCCAGGTCGGCTTCCGATTGGGCCCGCGCAGCTCAGGGTTGGCTCGATGATCCGTTGCGCGGCAAGGGTTTGATCCTGTCATCGTTGTTGATCGACGGCCGCGTGGTATGGGGCGATGCCGCGCTGCACACGGTTCCCAAGGTGTTCCGCAGGATGCGCGACGCACACCCGAACGCGCTGCGGCTGCAGTTGCTGGACGCCCTGTCCGGCAAGGTTCGCACGTGGTCGCTGCGTGATGTGCTGTCGCGCCGCGGCGGCACCTTCGATCTGAAGACCCATGCTGTGACGCCGATCGTCAACCTCGCGCGGTGGGGTGGTCTCACGGCCGATGTGACGTCGGCCTCCACCCCGGCCCGGCTCGCCGCGGCGGCCGGCAGCGGGGCGCTGACCGACCGCGACTCCCGCACGCTCACCGAGGTTTTCGTGATGCTGCAGCGCATCAGGATGGCGCATCAGGTCGATCTGATCGCCGACGGTCATGTTCCCAACGATGTGGTCACCATCGGTGAGTTGTCACCGCTGAACCGCAGTCTGCTCGGTGACGGCCTGCGGGAGATCGCCGCGGTGCAGCGCCGGG
Proteins encoded:
- a CDS encoding DUF294 nucleotidyltransferase-like domain-containing protein — its product is MTASSGSAGVLTAFLGAHPPFQTASDAELRELAAASSLEHHGAGAVIADFSRQVPDDIWMVHTGSVSLQGADDGQVFDTIEPGGIFGYVAMLTGGGIEFLARATEPTTVIRLPGELVRAQFAKPAGLRFLASSATPPTQARLVVASDSRPVGELVRGDVLIVEPGVSVRDAVVQMTERRVSYALIRLRDGGIGIFTDRDLRSRVVAAGLPVTVAISEVMSAPAQTVTADRTAETVLLDMLERGLRHMPVTSPRGDVVGVLEDADLLAASARQSFVLRRAIAQAPDAAALQLLGRDVTQIAVNLFRNGTKASAASSIASIVLDALVRKALELALAEAAPRPTHEQFAWLTLGSIARREAMPSSDVDSALSWSDACDAECAQLRSVAARTHAILDGCGLPADTNGAVASKMAFARSASDWARAAQGWLDDPLRGKGLILSSLLIDGRVVWGDAALHTVPKVFRRMRDAHPNALRLQLLDALSGKVRTWSLRDVLSRRGGTFDLKTHAVTPIVNLARWGGLTADVTSASTPARLAAAAGSGALTDRDSRTLTEVFVMLQRIRMAHQVDLIADGHVPNDVVTIGELSPLNRSLLGDGLREIAAVQRRARHTGTHPVLG